One segment of Sesamum indicum cultivar Zhongzhi No. 13 linkage group LG4, S_indicum_v1.0, whole genome shotgun sequence DNA contains the following:
- the LOC105161328 gene encoding uncharacterized protein LOC105161328 isoform X1 → MYGFHLSPLISSPNPSLRTLAPNSPETRTVSRQRGRRRVRLPEMTTVHMTADQPKVDNQAATSTARSQPSAQKFKRWGRTSPFVRYGLPMISLTVLGALGLGHLLQGSKDIARIKDDQEWEIIETRKALSRTGPVDAYKPKKISLEEELKALQQKVDIENYEYKKIPRRNEGK, encoded by the exons ATGTACGGCTTCCATCTTTCTCCTCtcatttcttccccaaacccatctCTTAGAACCCTAGCCCCAAACTCACCGGAAACAAGGACGGTAAGTCGGCAACGAGGACGGAGACGGGTACGGCTTCCAG AAATGACAACTGTTCATATGACAGCAGATCAGCCCAAGGTAGACAATCAAGCAGCAACCTCCACGGCCAGGTCTCAGCCTTCAGCCCAAAAGTTCAAACGTTGGGGCAGGACATCACCATTTGTTAGATATGGTCTTCCAATGATCTCACTCACTGTTCTTGGAGCTCTTGGACTTGGCCATCTATTGCAAGGAAG CAAGGATATTGCTAGAATAAAGGATGACCAAGAATGGGAGATTATTGAGACAAGAAAAGCACTGTCAAGGACAGGACCTGTTGATGCCTATAAACCTAAAAAGATTTCGCTGGAGGAAGAGCTGAAG GCTTTGCAACAAAAGGTTGACATAGAAAACTAcgaatacaaaaaaattcccAGGCGGAATGAAGGCAAATGA
- the LOC105161328 gene encoding uncharacterized protein LOC105161328 isoform X2 — MTTVHMTADQPKVDNQAATSTARSQPSAQKFKRWGRTSPFVRYGLPMISLTVLGALGLGHLLQGSKDIARIKDDQEWEIIETRKALSRTGPVDAYKPKKISLEEELKALQQKVDIENYEYKKIPRRNEGK; from the exons ATGACAACTGTTCATATGACAGCAGATCAGCCCAAGGTAGACAATCAAGCAGCAACCTCCACGGCCAGGTCTCAGCCTTCAGCCCAAAAGTTCAAACGTTGGGGCAGGACATCACCATTTGTTAGATATGGTCTTCCAATGATCTCACTCACTGTTCTTGGAGCTCTTGGACTTGGCCATCTATTGCAAGGAAG CAAGGATATTGCTAGAATAAAGGATGACCAAGAATGGGAGATTATTGAGACAAGAAAAGCACTGTCAAGGACAGGACCTGTTGATGCCTATAAACCTAAAAAGATTTCGCTGGAGGAAGAGCTGAAG GCTTTGCAACAAAAGGTTGACATAGAAAACTAcgaatacaaaaaaattcccAGGCGGAATGAAGGCAAATGA